From a single Microbacterium murale genomic region:
- a CDS encoding ADP-ribosylglycohydrolase family protein, whose protein sequence is MFVLQDRVAGVLAGAAVGDALGGATEGWTPEQIEERHGGRVEGIVGPFLADWKTARPIAPYHKGDGHVTDDTLMTHALVEVYAKRRRHLDAYDVAGDLVPLMIGERRWVPELEDDALILQRVFLAEKWIVAKLHYGHADPREAGVGNIVNCGATMYMAPVGLVHIGDPRGAYAEAIDIAGAHQSSYGREAAGVFAAAVAASAASGATVADVRAAVLDVAHDGTAAAIRAVFEAVDAFLAAGGSDDPRDLARTVRAAVAPFDTVGDQYRAPAMDARLPSRTKSIEELPVALGFVVARDGDLRAAVLDAVNYGRDSDSIATMAGAICGGLHGQDAVPSEWVSGVTTASRLDLDGVVTSMTEVVRDVARADADRATQRVTALATVLGASQDREGAA, encoded by the coding sequence ATGTTCGTGTTGCAGGACCGAGTGGCCGGAGTGCTCGCCGGCGCCGCAGTGGGAGACGCGCTGGGAGGTGCCACCGAGGGCTGGACCCCCGAGCAGATCGAGGAGCGCCACGGCGGTCGAGTCGAGGGGATCGTCGGTCCGTTCCTCGCCGATTGGAAGACGGCGCGGCCGATCGCGCCGTACCACAAGGGCGATGGGCACGTCACTGATGACACTCTCATGACGCATGCGCTCGTGGAGGTGTACGCCAAGCGGCGTCGCCACCTCGACGCGTACGATGTCGCCGGGGACCTCGTCCCGCTCATGATCGGTGAGCGCCGCTGGGTTCCCGAACTCGAGGACGACGCGCTCATCCTGCAGCGCGTCTTCCTCGCCGAGAAGTGGATCGTCGCGAAGCTGCACTACGGACACGCCGACCCCCGCGAGGCGGGCGTCGGGAACATCGTCAACTGCGGTGCCACGATGTACATGGCCCCGGTCGGGCTCGTCCACATCGGCGACCCCCGCGGTGCATACGCCGAGGCCATCGATATCGCCGGAGCACACCAGTCGTCCTACGGGCGCGAGGCCGCAGGCGTGTTCGCCGCGGCCGTGGCGGCGTCCGCAGCATCCGGCGCGACCGTCGCCGATGTGCGCGCGGCCGTGCTCGATGTCGCTCACGACGGCACCGCCGCGGCGATCCGCGCCGTGTTCGAAGCCGTCGACGCCTTCCTCGCGGCCGGAGGATCGGATGATCCACGCGACCTCGCGCGCACCGTTCGCGCTGCGGTCGCACCGTTCGACACCGTCGGCGACCAGTACCGCGCGCCCGCGATGGATGCCCGACTGCCGTCTCGCACCAAGTCGATCGAGGAGCTTCCTGTCGCCCTGGGCTTCGTCGTCGCTCGGGACGGCGACCTGCGCGCCGCCGTGCTCGACGCTGTCAACTACGGTCGCGACTCCGACTCGATCGCGACGATGGCCGGCGCCATCTGCGGCGGCCTTCATGGCCAGGATGCCGTGCCGAGCGAATGGGTCTCCGGCGTCACAACGGCCAGTCGCCTCGACCTCGACGGCGTGGTGACCTCGATGACAGAGGTCGTGCGCGACGTCGCGCGTGCTGACGCCGACCGCGCGACTCAGCGGGTGACAGCACTCGCAACGGTGCTCGGCGCGTCGCAAGACCGGGAGGGCGCGGCGTGA
- a CDS encoding ADP-ribosylglycohydrolase family protein: MRLTWAQPEDLVPAELAALREQGVAESDIAPIEQRWADAGGSTRLAPSGASATPAAPEVRALARAVLDELQTLQTPSADEPDEWADIVALLPDEASPGPASVAPVAFERVHGAWLGRSAGCLLGKPVEKIPREGIEQIARATGNWPIQTYFTALGLPQEVAQRWPWNRRSAPTSLLENIDGMPEDDDLNFPILALDLLEAHGASLTTEHVAEAWLGALPAGRVFTAERAAYRNILDARTVPDTAKHHNPFREWIGALIRADVHGWAHPGDVRAAAASAWTDARLSHTRNGIYGEMWAAVLCSASLVAGSADEVLDAADTVVPPASRLAAAVRLGRETGRTLASGALTVDSALDTLHAAFEGMHWVHTLNNAALTACALQAYGDDFGAAIALAVAGGWDTDSVGATVGSVVGGLVGADGIGEAWTAPLKDRIATSMPGGAERSIRELAERTLHLSGGTS; this comes from the coding sequence GTGAGATTGACCTGGGCGCAGCCGGAAGACCTGGTCCCCGCCGAACTCGCAGCCCTCCGCGAGCAGGGCGTCGCCGAGAGTGATATCGCTCCGATCGAGCAGCGATGGGCGGATGCGGGCGGATCGACCCGACTCGCCCCCTCGGGTGCCAGCGCGACCCCCGCTGCCCCAGAGGTACGCGCGCTGGCGCGCGCTGTGCTCGATGAGTTGCAGACTCTGCAGACGCCGAGCGCCGATGAACCGGACGAATGGGCCGATATCGTCGCGCTGCTCCCAGACGAGGCCTCGCCGGGTCCGGCATCCGTGGCGCCTGTGGCGTTCGAGCGCGTGCACGGGGCATGGCTCGGCCGGTCCGCCGGCTGCCTGCTCGGGAAGCCGGTGGAGAAGATCCCGCGCGAGGGCATCGAGCAGATCGCGCGTGCCACAGGCAACTGGCCCATCCAGACGTATTTCACGGCTCTCGGGCTCCCCCAAGAGGTCGCACAGCGGTGGCCATGGAACCGTCGCTCTGCGCCCACTTCGCTCCTGGAGAACATCGACGGGATGCCAGAGGACGATGACCTCAACTTCCCGATCCTCGCGCTCGATCTGCTGGAAGCGCATGGCGCGAGCCTGACGACCGAGCACGTCGCAGAAGCCTGGCTGGGAGCACTTCCTGCTGGCCGAGTCTTCACCGCCGAGCGTGCGGCGTACCGGAACATCCTCGACGCCCGTACCGTGCCGGACACGGCGAAACATCACAATCCGTTCCGCGAATGGATCGGCGCTCTCATCCGCGCCGACGTGCATGGCTGGGCGCACCCCGGTGATGTGCGCGCTGCTGCCGCATCGGCATGGACCGATGCACGACTGAGCCATACCCGCAACGGCATATACGGCGAGATGTGGGCCGCCGTGCTGTGCTCCGCGTCGCTGGTCGCCGGGTCTGCCGATGAGGTTCTGGATGCTGCCGACACTGTCGTTCCGCCGGCTTCGCGTCTTGCTGCCGCCGTGCGCCTCGGGCGCGAGACCGGGCGTACGCTCGCCTCCGGCGCACTGACAGTCGACTCGGCGCTCGACACTCTGCATGCAGCCTTCGAGGGGATGCACTGGGTGCACACGCTCAACAACGCGGCCCTCACGGCATGCGCCCTTCAAGCGTACGGCGACGACTTCGGCGCTGCCATCGCACTCGCCGTCGCCGGCGGCTGGGACACCGACTCGGTCGGGGCGACCGTCGGATCGGTCGTCGGCGGACTCGTGGGCGCTGACGGGATCGGCGAGGCATGGACAGCGCCGCTGAAGGATCGCATCGCGACCTCTATGCCCGGTGGGGCGGAGCGCTCCATCCGTGAACTCGCCGAGCGCACGCTTCACCTCTCCGGCGGAACGTCA